A genomic stretch from Candidatus Nitrososphaera gargensis Ga9.2 includes:
- a CDS encoding TRAM domain-containing protein, whose amino-acid sequence MSYGRRNDNFGPKPVETGKEYDVQITEISRKGDGIARIQGFVIFVKDGKVGQNAKIRISQIGPRFATAEVVNGSAPASQDTPTS is encoded by the coding sequence ATGAGTTACGGAAGAAGAAACGACAATTTCGGTCCGAAACCAGTAGAAACTGGTAAGGAATACGACGTACAGATCACGGAAATCAGCCGCAAAGGTGACGGCATTGCAAGGATACAAGGATTTGTTATCTTTGTAAAAGACGGCAAGGTAGGTCAGAATGCAAAGATCCGCATCAGCCAGATCGGACCAAGGTTCGCAACAGCCGAGGTCGTCAACGGTTCGGCACCCGCTTCGCAAGACACACCAACAAGTTAA